The proteins below come from a single Treponema phagedenis genomic window:
- the gltS gene encoding sodium/glutamate symporter produces MSFEMVGSVFTIKLDAIFTLALASILLLLGYWVKNKVKVIEKYCIPAPVVGGFLFMFITYAGHVSGTFSFNFVNTFQSPFMLAFFTTVGLGASFKLLKQGGKLLIIYWLIAGVISIFQNTIGIIFVKTMNIPAPYALLSSAISMIGGHGAALSYGNTFAEMGYEQCPLVGAAAATFGLITAVLVGGPLGRMLIEKNHLKPSEDENFDALSAQAINTQSVELTSLDIIKNVVVIIVCMAAGSLIAKFISSLIAIQKLEFPTYVGAMFAAVIVRNVNDKFKFYKFSYPLVDEIGNVMLSLYLALAMMTLKLWELAGLLGGVLLIGLAQVVFMILAAYFVVFKLLGSSYDAAVMCAGLCGHGLGATPSAIVNMTAVNERYGMSKKAMMIVPIVGAFLVDIIYQPQTIAFIGYFVQAIK; encoded by the coding sequence ATGTCATTTGAAATGGTGGGAAGTGTATTTACGATTAAATTAGATGCGATATTTACACTTGCACTTGCGTCTATTCTTTTACTGCTTGGGTATTGGGTAAAGAATAAGGTTAAGGTAATCGAAAAATACTGTATACCTGCTCCGGTTGTCGGCGGGTTCTTGTTTATGTTTATTACCTATGCGGGGCATGTAAGCGGAACTTTTTCTTTTAATTTTGTAAATACGTTTCAATCTCCGTTTATGCTTGCGTTTTTTACAACAGTTGGACTTGGGGCGAGTTTTAAATTACTCAAACAGGGTGGTAAGCTTTTGATTATTTATTGGCTCATTGCCGGCGTGATATCAATTTTCCAGAATACAATCGGAATTATTTTTGTTAAAACAATGAACATTCCTGCTCCTTACGCACTGCTTTCTTCGGCTATTTCCATGATCGGCGGACACGGCGCAGCACTTTCCTACGGAAACACTTTTGCGGAAATGGGATATGAACAGTGCCCGTTAGTGGGAGCTGCAGCCGCAACCTTCGGTCTTATCACTGCGGTACTTGTCGGCGGTCCTCTTGGAAGAATGCTTATCGAAAAGAATCATTTAAAACCGTCCGAAGATGAAAACTTTGATGCGTTATCTGCTCAAGCAATCAACACCCAATCGGTTGAGCTTACCAGTCTTGATATAATAAAAAATGTTGTGGTAATTATTGTATGTATGGCAGCCGGCTCTCTTATTGCTAAATTTATAAGCAGCCTTATTGCGATTCAAAAACTTGAATTTCCTACCTATGTAGGCGCTATGTTCGCTGCGGTTATTGTTCGGAATGTGAATGATAAATTTAAATTTTACAAGTTCAGCTATCCGCTGGTTGATGAAATCGGAAATGTTATGCTGAGTTTATATCTTGCGCTTGCTATGATGACGCTAAAGCTTTGGGAGTTAGCAGGACTCTTAGGCGGCGTATTGCTTATCGGATTGGCTCAAGTAGTTTTTATGATTTTAGCCGCATACTTTGTAGTATTTAAATTGCTTGGAAGCAGTTATGATGCGGCGGTAATGTGCGCAGGACTTTGCGGACACGGACTGGGAGCAACGCCTTCTGCAATCGTAAATATGACAGCGGTCAATGAACGATACGGCATGTCAAAAAAGGCAATGATGATTGTACCGATTGTCGGAGCGTTTTTGGTTGACATCATTTATCAGCCTCAAACCATTGCATTCATCGGTTATTTTGTTCAAGCCATAAAATAA
- a CDS encoding helix-turn-helix transcriptional regulator translates to MNERRVQFWRLLRIDEEIRAGRYPTAEKLAALFEVSRRTIERDIEFLRDMYDAPIDYDAKRRGYFYASETFFLKSLFLSDEELFAVAVFEKTLRQYRNTPIEARLQAVFSKLAALLPEDLVSVSTLWLDDGVSFISEPAPPIEPEVFEAVFSAVKRKRALKFFYRSLEQNEPSLRVCEPYHIVCQRGAWYVIGRCREKNDVRIFAFSRMSGISLLERDAFEVPEDFKLADYIDTNVGVWLGKRTPFTVRLLFSPAVGVFAEEHLWSDEQKVKVLPDKSVEVSFSTTQFEEIMRFCLGQGATVKVLEPPELVQAVRKEAAKVARMYS, encoded by the coding sequence ATGAATGAGCGGAGAGTGCAGTTTTGGCGACTGTTGCGGATTGACGAAGAAATTCGAGCGGGGCGGTATCCGACGGCGGAAAAACTTGCGGCGCTGTTTGAGGTGAGCCGGCGAACGATTGAGCGGGACATTGAGTTTTTGCGAGATATGTACGACGCTCCGATTGACTACGATGCGAAGCGGCGCGGTTATTTTTATGCGAGCGAAACTTTTTTCCTGAAAAGCCTTTTTTTGAGCGACGAGGAACTTTTTGCGGTGGCGGTTTTTGAAAAGACATTGCGGCAGTATCGGAATACGCCGATTGAGGCGAGGCTTCAGGCGGTGTTTTCAAAACTGGCGGCATTGCTTCCCGAAGATTTGGTTTCGGTGAGTACGCTGTGGTTGGATGACGGGGTTTCGTTTATCAGCGAACCGGCACCTCCGATAGAGCCTGAAGTTTTTGAAGCGGTTTTCAGCGCGGTAAAGCGGAAACGAGCTTTGAAGTTTTTTTACCGCAGTTTGGAACAAAATGAGCCGAGTTTGCGCGTGTGCGAGCCGTATCATATTGTGTGTCAGCGGGGTGCGTGGTATGTAATCGGACGCTGCCGTGAAAAAAACGATGTGCGGATTTTTGCGTTCAGCCGGATGAGCGGAATTTCGCTACTGGAGCGGGACGCGTTTGAAGTGCCGGAGGATTTTAAGCTTGCCGATTATATCGACACCAATGTGGGCGTGTGGCTCGGAAAGCGGACGCCTTTTACCGTGCGGCTTTTGTTTTCGCCTGCGGTCGGCGTTTTTGCCGAAGAGCATCTTTGGAGCGATGAGCAAAAGGTAAAGGTGCTGCCCGATAAAAGTGTCGAGGTGAGTTTTTCTACAACGCAGTTTGAAGAAATCATGCGCTTTTGCTTGGGGCAAGGTGCGACGGTAAAAGTGCTTGAGCCGCCGGAGCTCGTGCAAGCGGTACGGAAAGAAGCGGCAAAAGTGGCGAGGATGTATTCTTAA
- a CDS encoding four helix bundle protein yields MKTDNVIVEKSKSFALKIIRIYKILCDDKREFILSKQMLRSGTSIGANVKEAIRGQSKADFYAKLFIALKEASETEYWLELLHESGYLSEENFSSIYPDCQEIIKILVAITKTKNSKD; encoded by the coding sequence ATGAAAACCGACAATGTTATTGTAGAGAAGTCAAAGAGTTTTGCACTTAAGATTATACGGATATACAAAATCTTGTGTGATGATAAGCGGGAGTTTATTTTGTCAAAACAAATGCTGCGCAGCGGTACAAGTATCGGTGCAAATGTGAAGGAAGCAATCAGAGGGCAAAGTAAAGCTGATTTTTATGCAAAACTTTTTATTGCATTAAAAGAAGCCAGTGAGACGGAGTATTGGTTGGAGTTATTGCATGAAAGCGGGTATTTGAGCGAAGAAAACTTTTCTTCCATTTATCCGGATTGTCAAGAAATTATAAAAATTTTAGTTGCAATCACAAAAACAAAAAATAGCAAGGATTAA
- a CDS encoding dynamin family protein codes for MTKMNDNDNLLQEVLAIKEKFDTLKTKHASDAEFSKKISTLLVNNGLDDEEKIKAEYKEAAEISRDLKIGIVGAVKAGKSSLLNALFFDGIDILPKAATPMTAALTELTYGETCKVTVDFFTDADIKKLKANSEAYEQRLKELEQNNITEAMTNWSKMKQRQEPGTRTKPDAKEKKALEERARNKAKQELSDQIELVGAHEQYQMIKNSIKKIKLGSETFTVSTVTDIAGRLEDYVGSNGKYMPFTSKVRLQMPIKALEGISIIDTPGFNDPIPSRDERARQALRECDVVLILSPARQFISKTDMSVMQKIQKKNGIRELYLIASQIDSQLYNPEYKELNGDLDNVINTIKEILVRTATRNLEQINYDGVFNTLLNDPDTRLFLSSGMCESMYRTFEKKDSWDEGRKHTWKSLTSDYHDYFSDGDVNTSKEWLKRLGNIEPITECIQKVKERKVEILNRKLTTFASTRKEAAVTIKDELLDLLDSKVRAIGEKNISDVEAEIKAAERKYSIFKKELSDKLNDCTEEWYRTVKKDALSSLKYSKKTASDGIAKAKDSKTQYRTSGFWWWKKEYPYDVIVANEGKIRSAIDDYIAEYNNDVLDFMREVTGDLSQKIAELAQNTWQEFSIFTYDENDDLALKEIASNARAIIGEIKFDYNTLKYTGADFSSSLSSSHYQAEKILSLADEFVSKLNREFTSLISDTLRRIVDDCKSCNFSSRLLDSYITKLEQRKRELEKPKLALETIKRMRSDVEKLNV; via the coding sequence ATGACGAAAATGAATGATAACGATAATTTGTTGCAGGAAGTTTTAGCAATAAAAGAAAAATTTGATACATTAAAAACTAAACATGCAAGCGATGCTGAATTTTCAAAAAAGATTTCTACGTTGCTTGTGAACAACGGATTAGATGATGAAGAAAAAATAAAAGCCGAATATAAAGAAGCTGCAGAAATAAGTCGTGATTTAAAAATAGGAATTGTAGGAGCAGTAAAAGCCGGAAAATCATCGCTTTTAAATGCATTGTTTTTTGACGGCATTGATATTTTGCCGAAAGCTGCAACTCCAATGACGGCCGCCTTAACGGAACTTACTTATGGCGAAACATGCAAAGTTACCGTTGATTTTTTTACCGACGCGGATATAAAAAAATTAAAGGCCAATTCTGAAGCATACGAACAGAGACTCAAGGAGCTGGAACAAAATAATATAACTGAAGCCATGACAAACTGGTCGAAAATGAAGCAAAGACAAGAACCAGGTACTAGAACTAAACCTGATGCAAAAGAAAAAAAGGCATTGGAAGAAAGAGCTCGGAATAAAGCAAAACAAGAATTAAGCGATCAAATAGAACTTGTAGGTGCACATGAGCAGTATCAAATGATTAAAAACTCAATAAAAAAGATAAAATTGGGGAGTGAAACATTTACCGTTTCAACGGTAACGGATATTGCCGGACGCTTGGAAGACTATGTCGGTTCAAACGGAAAGTACATGCCTTTTACCAGCAAAGTGAGACTACAAATGCCCATTAAAGCGTTAGAAGGTATTTCCATCATTGATACTCCGGGCTTTAATGATCCTATTCCGTCACGAGATGAACGAGCGCGACAGGCATTGCGCGAATGTGATGTGGTTTTAATTTTATCGCCTGCACGGCAATTTATTTCGAAAACTGATATGTCGGTCATGCAAAAGATTCAAAAGAAAAACGGTATACGGGAATTGTATTTGATTGCAAGTCAAATTGATAGTCAACTTTATAATCCTGAATATAAAGAACTAAACGGTGATTTAGATAATGTGATCAATACAATAAAGGAAATTCTTGTACGTACTGCGACAAGAAATTTAGAACAGATAAATTATGATGGAGTTTTTAATACGCTACTTAATGATCCGGATACTCGTTTGTTTCTTTCAAGCGGTATGTGCGAATCAATGTATAGAACATTTGAGAAAAAAGATTCGTGGGATGAAGGCAGAAAACATACTTGGAAAAGCTTAACGAGTGATTATCATGATTACTTTTCAGACGGCGATGTGAATACCAGTAAAGAATGGCTCAAACGCTTGGGCAATATCGAGCCGATTACTGAGTGTATTCAAAAAGTGAAAGAACGCAAAGTAGAAATACTTAATCGTAAACTGACTACATTCGCAAGTACACGAAAAGAAGCAGCCGTTACTATAAAAGATGAACTACTTGACCTGTTGGATAGCAAGGTGCGTGCGATAGGAGAAAAGAATATTTCCGATGTAGAAGCAGAAATTAAAGCGGCAGAAAGAAAATATTCTATATTCAAAAAAGAACTCAGCGATAAATTAAACGACTGTACAGAAGAATGGTACAGAACAGTGAAAAAGGATGCATTGAGTAGTTTAAAATATTCAAAAAAAACCGCAAGCGACGGTATCGCTAAAGCCAAAGATTCAAAAACACAGTATCGCACAAGTGGTTTTTGGTGGTGGAAAAAAGAATATCCATACGATGTAATCGTTGCAAACGAGGGAAAAATCAGAAGTGCAATTGATGACTATATTGCAGAATATAATAATGATGTTTTGGACTTCATGCGAGAAGTCACAGGAGACTTAAGTCAAAAAATTGCAGAGCTAGCCCAAAACACTTGGCAAGAATTTTCAATTTTTACTTATGATGAAAATGATGATCTTGCATTAAAAGAAATTGCAAGCAACGCACGGGCAATCATCGGAGAAATAAAGTTTGATTATAACACGCTTAAATACACCGGGGCTGATTTTTCATCATCACTCAGTTCGTCACATTATCAGGCGGAAAAAATACTCTCACTTGCAGATGAATTCGTGAGTAAATTAAATCGGGAGTTTACATCGCTGATAAGTGATACACTCCGGCGTATAGTCGATGATTGCAAAAGTTGTAACTTTTCTTCAAGGCTTTTGGACAGTTATATTACAAAACTGGAACAACGAAAGCGAGAATTGGAAAAGCCGAAACTTGCACTTGAAACTATTAAACGAATGCGCTCAGATGTGGAGAAATTAAATGTTTAA
- a CDS encoding dynamin family protein yields MFNVKHDDDLETEKIKSSSRHKTESAEVSKEISLQIKNLQKELDERKYKMDFVANVINAKPEVNDAFQKYQRLLYNDYMKYANRNDSLAEEAQCLLALQKVENDLKFIPYDEALLNKTIVAVVGSFSSGKSSFINSFFASKKIVLPIAMDQATAISSYVMNGSELDITGFSYSGGRVQVPENIFKLFRYGKIEAFNLNIKKIIHHIVVKNSFVSNFNNLCFIDTPGFEAAHETESDYAAAASAVTNANAVLWCFNCDAGTFTDDELHELATIQEQNPDLKIYIVANKADLKPSDECEQILDTSYKLLIDKGIKFEGFGLYSAKNKFTEQDESLSYHKGIPLHEFLESCNVPNTNKVEKIVDKIQKVFDAYIAADKKRIEHNKSFIRTLAIIENNFRKIKGNIENTRDYYKARFDKKRYEAFDSQYDDEKNESELADISSEISKLKQELNVMIKNDFSDIDQASDLCEKMQKVVTEVFNVSLSHIARRSNSLSLNSEKISEPHFCINCGNHLKANQKFCQKCGKGVL; encoded by the coding sequence ATGTTTAATGTAAAACACGATGATGACCTTGAAACTGAAAAGATAAAATCAAGCAGTAGGCATAAAACAGAATCTGCAGAAGTTTCAAAAGAAATCAGTCTGCAAATTAAAAATTTACAAAAAGAGCTTGATGAAAGAAAATATAAAATGGATTTTGTTGCGAATGTTATCAATGCAAAACCGGAAGTGAATGATGCTTTTCAAAAATACCAAAGGCTTTTGTATAATGACTATATGAAGTATGCGAACCGGAATGACAGTCTCGCTGAAGAAGCGCAATGTCTTCTTGCACTGCAAAAAGTTGAAAATGATTTAAAATTTATACCATATGATGAAGCCTTACTGAATAAAACCATTGTTGCGGTTGTCGGTTCTTTTTCCAGCGGAAAATCATCGTTTATTAACAGTTTTTTTGCTTCAAAAAAAATAGTACTTCCAATCGCAATGGATCAAGCAACGGCAATTTCTTCCTATGTTATGAATGGCTCCGAATTGGATATTACGGGGTTTTCATATAGCGGCGGACGCGTGCAAGTGCCCGAAAATATTTTTAAACTATTTCGTTACGGGAAGATTGAAGCATTTAATTTGAATATAAAGAAAATTATTCATCATATCGTTGTTAAAAACAGCTTTGTGAGCAATTTTAATAATCTCTGTTTTATTGATACACCGGGTTTTGAAGCCGCACATGAAACGGAAAGTGATTATGCGGCAGCCGCAAGTGCAGTCACAAATGCAAATGCAGTACTTTGGTGTTTTAATTGCGATGCGGGAACATTTACGGATGATGAACTTCATGAACTCGCAACAATACAGGAACAAAACCCTGACTTAAAAATTTATATTGTTGCAAATAAAGCAGACTTAAAACCAAGTGATGAATGTGAACAAATTTTAGATACTAGTTACAAACTTTTAATCGATAAAGGAATTAAGTTTGAAGGATTTGGACTTTACAGTGCAAAAAATAAATTTACAGAACAAGATGAGTCGCTCTCGTATCACAAAGGAATTCCGTTACATGAATTTTTGGAATCGTGCAATGTTCCGAATACAAACAAGGTAGAAAAAATAGTAGATAAGATTCAAAAAGTATTTGATGCGTATATAGCTGCTGATAAAAAACGAATTGAACATAATAAAAGTTTTATACGAACATTGGCAATTATTGAAAATAATTTTCGTAAAATTAAAGGTAATATCGAAAATACCCGCGATTATTACAAAGCTCGTTTTGATAAAAAGCGCTATGAAGCTTTTGATAGTCAATACGATGATGAGAAAAATGAAAGTGAGTTAGCCGATATTTCAAGTGAGATAAGTAAACTGAAACAAGAACTCAATGTCATGATTAAAAATGACTTTTCAGATATTGATCAAGCAAGCGACTTATGTGAAAAAATGCAAAAGGTAGTCACAGAAGTTTTTAATGTATCACTTTCGCATATTGCTCGCAGAAGTAATTCTCTTTCGTTAAATTCTGAAAAAATAAGTGAGCCTCATTTTTGTATTAACTGTGGTAATCACTTAAAAGCAAATCAAAAGTTTTGTCAAAAATGCGGTAAGGGGGTTTTATAA
- a CDS encoding zinc ribbon domain-containing protein, translated as MKCQKCGTLLPSDAKFCDMCGAAQFELLQCENCNAEVNEQWQFCPFCGYDLKHHKNTKELSLLEVHKSKIKEIVSNYLPKIYNECNTFKIFLPSLLLLKGKSGKTDKENRKYYHSFGEIQDNSELFYAIETYIISNIKRRNIYGFIEIFNFNATKPINYRDCQFSCFGLVFTHDVLYIKTDVNNKTVIPYLEISEKLHTGIASEFYHADQLAYCLEEIRSVLRD; from the coding sequence ATGAAATGTCAAAAATGCGGAACTTTGCTGCCGAGTGATGCAAAGTTTTGTGATATGTGCGGTGCAGCACAATTTGAACTACTGCAATGTGAGAATTGCAATGCTGAAGTAAATGAACAATGGCAATTTTGTCCTTTTTGCGGCTATGATTTAAAACATCATAAAAACACAAAAGAGCTCTCTTTGCTTGAAGTACATAAAAGTAAAATAAAAGAAATTGTTTCAAACTATTTACCAAAGATTTATAACGAATGCAATACATTTAAAATTTTTCTTCCTTCCTTACTGTTATTGAAGGGAAAAAGCGGTAAAACAGATAAGGAAAATCGAAAGTATTATCATAGCTTTGGTGAAATTCAAGATAACTCTGAACTCTTTTATGCAATTGAAACATATATTATTTCGAACATAAAGAGACGCAATATTTACGGATTTATTGAGATTTTTAATTTCAACGCAACGAAACCTATAAATTATCGTGATTGTCAGTTTAGCTGTTTCGGATTAGTTTTTACCCATGATGTGCTCTATATAAAAACAGATGTAAATAATAAAACTGTTATTCCGTATCTTGAAATATCCGAAAAATTACACACCGGCATAGCAAGTGAATTCTATCATGCAGACCAACTTGCATATTGCCTTGAAGAAATAAGATCAGTTTTGCGTGATTAA
- a CDS encoding DUF2188 domain-containing protein codes for MVDSHHIVPNPEGGWDVKRAGSNRASIHVDTKQEAIDKGRELSRKHGTELFIHAKDGSIQERDSHGNDPRNVKG; via the coding sequence ATGGTAGATTCACATCACATTGTACCCAATCCGGAAGGTGGCTGGGATGTTAAACGAGCAGGAAGCAACAGAGCCTCTATCCATGTAGATACAAAACAAGAAGCGATTGATAAAGGTCGGGAGTTGAGCCGTAAACATGGCACTGAATTATTTATTCATGCTAAAGACGGTAGTATTCAAGAAAGAGACTCTCATGGGAATGATCCTCGTAATGTAAAAGGATAA
- a CDS encoding CBASS cGAMP-activated phospholipase: MTAKKTQKAFNILSIDGGGILGLYSAKILTLIEKEFFTKEETYASKFDLIAGTSTGGIIALGLALGRKACEIVSFYEKYGNQIFNKKWYTKLCWLITYRYSALPLCEALTKFFDNKKVKDCQTKILIPAIDVSNCQPLIFKTDHNGSLTRDLNTKLVDIALATSAAPTYFPLHRFGNYRGLVDGGLWQNNPALFAVIEACTYFVGADKEYERINVLSIGNPLSAIKETVSVEDRKSGLIKWMNKIVSVPMKISSFGTDDILSFISRNKALFVEKYLRIESKNLANKKEYKKLSLDYVSPRAYSMLSELSNHDFNKNKSDIIKFFKE, translated from the coding sequence TTGACAGCAAAAAAAACACAAAAAGCTTTCAACATACTTTCTATCGATGGCGGTGGTATATTGGGGCTTTATTCCGCAAAGATACTTACCCTTATTGAGAAAGAGTTTTTTACAAAAGAAGAAACTTATGCATCAAAATTTGATTTAATCGCAGGAACATCTACCGGCGGCATTATTGCTTTGGGCTTGGCATTAGGTAGAAAAGCCTGTGAAATTGTTTCGTTTTATGAAAAATACGGGAATCAAATATTTAATAAAAAGTGGTATACAAAATTATGTTGGCTAATTACATACAGATACTCGGCTTTGCCATTATGCGAAGCGCTCACAAAATTTTTTGATAATAAAAAGGTCAAAGACTGCCAAACAAAAATCTTGATCCCTGCGATTGATGTATCAAATTGTCAACCGCTTATTTTTAAAACAGATCACAATGGAAGTTTAACACGCGACCTTAATACAAAATTAGTAGATATTGCACTTGCGACCTCGGCTGCTCCTACTTATTTTCCGCTACATCGTTTTGGTAATTATCGGGGACTTGTAGACGGCGGCTTATGGCAAAACAATCCGGCTCTTTTTGCTGTGATCGAAGCTTGTACCTATTTTGTAGGTGCAGATAAGGAATACGAAAGAATAAATGTTTTATCGATAGGAAATCCGTTATCAGCAATTAAAGAAACCGTTTCGGTTGAAGACAGAAAATCCGGCTTAATAAAGTGGATGAATAAAATAGTTTCCGTTCCTATGAAAATATCCTCGTTTGGAACGGATGATATTTTAAGCTTTATTTCCAGAAATAAAGCTCTTTTTGTAGAAAAATATTTAAGAATTGAAAGCAAAAATTTAGCTAATAAAAAAGAATATAAAAAATTATCATTGGATTATGTCAGTCCGAGGGCGTATTCTATGTTATCCGAATTAAGTAATCATGATTTTAATAAGAACAAATCGGATATAATAAAATTTTTTAAGGAGTAA